Proteins from one Triticum aestivum cultivar Chinese Spring chromosome 7A, IWGSC CS RefSeq v2.1, whole genome shotgun sequence genomic window:
- the LOC123153291 gene encoding NKAP-like protein, with amino-acid sequence MPRLETQTKPGVPSVAGCGAAASRGRRRHRSPSPPLHRHNEADGADHGPAPDDGPGPLVGPLPLPLPHVDVQVKYGGALRPGEGDAMAQFVQQGKRIPRRGEVGLSAEEIQRFEEAGYVMSGSRHSRITAVRLRKENQVYSAEEKRALATFNYEQRAMRESKVRDDLRRLVDRTLGKLAETEHDPFAMPPSR; translated from the exons AtgccgcgcctggagacgcagacGAAGCCCGGCGTCCCTTCGGTAGCTGGCTGCGGCGCGGCCGCCTCCCGCGGCCGACGTCGCCACCGATCTCCTAGTCCCCCTCTCCATCGCCACAACGAAGCTGATGGCGCAGACCATGGG CCGGCTCCGGACGACGGCCCGGGGCCGCTGGTCGGGccactgccgctgccgctgccccaCGTCGATGTCCAGGTCAAGTACGGCGGCGCGCTCCGGCCGGGGGAGGGCGACGCCATGGCGCAGTTCGTGCAGCAGGGGAAGCGGATCCCGCGGCGCGGCGAGGTGGGCCTGTCCGCCGAGGAGATCCAGAGGTTCGAGGAGGCCGGGTACGTGATGAGCGGGAGCAGGCACTCGAGGATCACCGCCGTGCGCCTCCGGAAGGAGAACCAGGTGTACAGCGCCGAGGAGAAGCGCGCGCTCGCGACCTTCAACTACGAGCAGAGGGCGATGCGGGAGAGCAAGGTCAGGGACGATCTCAGGCGCCTCGTGGACAGGACGCTCGGCAAACTCGCCGAGACAGAGCATGACCCGTTCGCCATGCCTCCTTCACGTTAG